From Mastacembelus armatus chromosome 9, fMasArm1.2, whole genome shotgun sequence:
GTGATTCCTGTCAGGACCACCTACTGAAGACTATGCAGGGTCCTATCATCTATGGTGCCACGGGGCTCTGTGTAGGAGTGGTGGTCATTGCTGTGATAGCAGTGCTGGtcaagaggaagaagaggtttttattattacaatgtCTTGGCACAAACATAAGAAACGTGGGCACAGCCATGCTTGGAGATAATTGCTAACAGATttcatgcagttttaaaatgctAATGCCACATTCACATCTCAGATGTAGTAGGGATAATGATGGGGGGGGGCACAACCTAAGAGCATTCAGgtcatatgtttatttaaactgGATCTGAAACTCAAAACACCATCTTGACAATATCACACTATGACTATCACActatatgtgtatatactgtataatttaTACACACCCATATTAGTAGTCATCAAGTTATgacttatttaaaaaattagAAGCTGATAATTACAATTCACCATTAGGTACAATAGCTGAAATGTCAGCCTGAACTAAAGTGATGGACAGACATTTCACCCAAGGTGCTACACTGgctgaacactcagatgaagaGGTGGCATCGAACCTTTTTCTAAACTCTCTAAGACAGACTGCAAATGGCCTAAAGTTTAGAGATTGAGCTCAACAGCTGTAAAGCACTAACACAAGACTTCATTTCTGTGTTCACTTCCTGCAGGAGTGCAGGCCCAGCAGCAGTAAAGGAAATGAGTATGAGCGACCTGGAGAAAAAAACTGAGACCACACCCAGTACACAAACTGTGCcacaagacactgacaaatCTGAGGTGAAACCTCTTAACTAGCAAATCCTTAACTTGTCTGCTGTGGTCATGGGATGATGGTCtgacttttttctctttacagGAAGTGGTAGCAGTATCTTCTGTGGACTGAGGCAGATTGAATTTATGGGCAAGCGACATGTTAAATAAAGTTTGTAATTTCAACCGTTTCCTGTTATCTCAGCATTGTTTACTGTAATTAGACCACCAGTGTAGATTTTCTGACTTGGGCATGACTTATGGACCTGGTCTGAGCATTGTTCACTCGGATCAAGAGGATTTTCTTACACTGGTAGATATGGAGTGCCAGGAGAAAAGATCAGGGTTTGGTAACTGCCAGGTGGACTCAGGGCTGTCATTTGTCAGCACTGAGAATGATGATCTGACATTTGAAAAATCAGAGAGGTGAGACCTGAAGTACAGAAAATACCATACTCTATTCTTAATCCAAAAAAAGCacttaatgttttctttgacagTTTCCATATGTGTCATAAGACTTGGGTTACAACTGTTTTCATTATCAATCATTAGGGTTTTTTGGAAATGCACACTCCAGTTACTGCACAAgatgtgttcaaatgttttggcaaatcctcacatttgagaatGGCAGCTCTAGATAACAGGCTGTCCAACACTTTAGTTCAGATTGAAATATCTGAAGTGGCTCAATTGTGGTGGATTTTTGCACAGACAAATACTTTTTGTCTACCACATGGCTTATGTGGGGTGAATTTCTGCAAATAATGtaactaatttaaaaaagaaaacctcgCTCACCTGAATGGAACTTGATTTAAGATGGGCCTCAGTCAGAAAGATGAGGAAGAGCCCAACACTCACTTTAGCAGAGCTTTATGCGTCTGGAGAGATGGAGAATCTGAAGCCAACCTGCATTGGCTATTGAATGGATTGCCATGATATCAATattgtcactgtgagcatgCTAGTATAGTGAGAGCAGCATTAATACTATAATGCTCATATGCTGTGGCTTTGGTTGAATGGTACAGTGTACTGGACAGTTTTGGGATAGCATTGCCATTTCACTCCTATgagaataaatacaaatatacatataattgGTGTGAATTCAGGAGGGTATGGTACTTTAATGAAAGCCAAATATTAGATATTTTAAGGACAAAAATACCTAGCAAGGTAGATTTGTTTTCCTGTGGACTGTCATATTTGACTGATTGCTAGACATAGATCTACGGAATTACTGAATTTAAGTATAGTGAAGAAAAAGTTCAAAAATTCTTTGTTTCAAGTATGACAGTTTCCTTTGTCAGTGTGATGAGTATGCCTGATCAGATGATCCATATTTAAAGTCTAAACCTCAGTCTTCCTATTGTTTActtcaaaaccacaaaaaactTGTTTACTTTTTCAATGAATATGCTTCTCTGGTAtatttattctattattatCCTCAAAGAATTGTTAGCACTCTTTAATTTCAGTGTGTCTGGCAGTGCCTAATGACTTAATTGTCTATGAGCCAGAGCTGAAGTGAATGGGAATGACATGAACCAGAATTACTGACACCCACACACGTCAAAAGCCATATAAATACAAGACTAAGCAGAAATGAACATTTATTGTACTGCTTTTGCTAGAGCAACATTTCAGAATTTGTCTTCTACATCCGTATGGTCTGCAGTGATAAGAGGATACTGAACTTATCAAGGTAGGTCAATATCAGTAAAGTTATATAATCCATAATTAGAATCCATAAAGCGGTGGATTTCACATCCCTACTTAAAAGTTGGATTACAACAGTAttctacattcaaaatgttacttaTGTAAAATTAAGGCTACACAAAGTATTAAAAGTGAAGGTATTTATTGGGCAGAAGAATACTtcatataaacatatttcaaatttgTGCATTAATATGTGAGTAGTATTTCTTATATATCTGTTATAGCTGTTCAGGGTTGAGTTGATTTGGATTGATTTATAGAGTTGAGATAATTTAATGTGGAAAACCTTCAATCTTAAAACATTTCTGTCTATAACCTCAGACTTGCTGAGTGGTTAGACTATTTAATGTCTTATTGGTTTAAATCAACTTGTAAAAAATGTACCTGCATCTGGAAACACACAAGGATCAAGTAGGTTATGGGACtagattttgaaaaataaaattctaaCATCTTTTATGTGCATTGAAAACCGTAAAATTTTGTTGCCAAACGTTTTCTTTAACTCTAACTCAAACTTTAACTCTTTCATTTGGGTCtagaataaaatgtgaaatgggATTTTCTTCCTCTTAACATACTTTAGACATTGACATGCTGtggaataaaataatcaaaaaaaaaattgaaaataactAGTAGCTACAGCTATTAGGTAAATGGCATATAGTAGGTCTATTTGTACTGTAGGAATACAAGTGTGTGGTAGTGTAGAGCAGCATAATATAAACACTTGCTTACTGTTAATATGTTTCAGCAAACTAAGAAGGATACACAGAAATGGCAATTCTATGGACTACACTCTGTGCTGTCTTCATGCTGACTGTAATAACATCCAAACCAGTGAGTATATCTGCTACTGTGCTACCACATTTacacaacagtaaaataatgtaaaaaagaaaaacaatgtcatTTGTTATTGTTAAAAACAGGTCTGTTTAAATGGCTGTGAGAATTCATCCAGTTCAGAGTCCTGTGAATCCAAGTCATCAGAAGAGGTTGCCACTGATGTCGGGCCCTCACAACAAGACTTGACGCCAGCGTTTCCAGAGGCAGACATGCCCAATGCTGTAGAGGAGACCGACCCCTCGGGCACTGCAGCTCTACTTCCCCCTGTGGACTCAGGGCCTTCTCCATCTACACTCGATACTTCAGCCCTGCCAGATCCACAGACCTCCACTGACACTGACGCTTTACAACAAATTCCAGACGATCCTGCTCTTGGCACAGACATTTCTCAGGATATGCCTGAAT
This genomic window contains:
- the LOC113139281 gene encoding mucin-2-like; this translates as MAILWTTLCAVFMLTVITSKPVCLNGCENSSSSESCESKSSEEVATDVGPSQQDLTPAFPEADMPNAVEETDPSGTAALLPPVDSGPSPSTLDTSALPDPQTSTDTDALQQIPDDPALGTDISQDMPESGNTDTVHVLAHTKETLHPGLTHTNIVIGIGGSNQPQVATSTKYQAVPQGVTSPFPPHVMKPTPSFTTPSVPIPVSTAVPVCFTFQFESSERGPPRGDSI